GACTGATAACAAGCATTAGAAGGTATATTTTGCTTCTATACTGCTGATATTAACAAGTGAAGAAAAGATCAATGTTTGAGTTCAAAAATTTGATAGATTTGGGATATTTTATGGTGCTACTAGGTCCGTTTGTTTCATTTCATTTTCCTGAGCATGAATATTGATGATAAGAGAGAACTCATTTCAAGTGAAGCGAAAAAGAGATACAAATTGAAAAACATAAATAACATAATATGGACCTGCAACGACAAGATATCCCGCTGCATGATCCCATATTTTCTCACGGTAGCCCTTATGAGGAAACCGCAGATATATTGCTCCATCTCCACGGGACAAAGCACCATACTTTGCCTGGCTGTCTATTCGAACTGGAGGCGCTCTGACACCAAGTTTCTGTTTACAGAAGAAGAATAAAGACCTTGTTTAGGCATACATATTACTAAgagaacaaaaacaaaaaagagaacATTGAAAGAGAACTCATACCTTTGCTATCGAGCTAGATAGGTCATGCAAAGAATGTGCTGCTTCAAAAGATTCAAAAAAAGCTGCCTCTTCGGGATTGTCTAAATCAGTTACATGCACCTGAACACAGTAGAGCAACCTTTCAGCTGATAAGGTATACAGGATTTGAAGTAGATAGTTAAAATTACTAAATACTCAAACAGAAACCTTTATCGGTGTAGATCCATCAAGAGACTGCATGTAAGTTCCAGAACCAACTTGGGCATAAAAGAGGCAACCAACTTTTTCTTGGGGATCCTGTGGATTGTGGGAGGCCACAGAAGATAATGGAAGATTTGGACAGGCTAGGACGCCCAAAACCGCCTTCCCTTCATCTAGCAATGCCAATGCAATTGCATATTGGTCTCCCCTTACAAACCTGCAGAAAGATTAAGACCTTTTGAGAGGGCTCATAAATATGTTTTGTTTAATCAGATGTACTTTCCTGAAATTAAAGAAGCAAAAGTTCAGACGTAGACATAGTAAAAGTTTCTACAAACATGTGATATAGAGAGTTTTATATCAACAAGAAGGTGGCACATCCCGGTTAGCGGTTGTGGTTGACTATAAGTGGTAATGGCATAAATTCACTGGGTAGCGTAAGCATATTTTGGCAATTTCAAAATCTACAAGCAACAGAAGTCATGGTATTAGGTGAGGGGAGAAGGAGAGCTACCACAAACttaattcttattttgatttgaaatAATTTACCCATTATAATGAGCTTAATTAGTCATATCATGAAATAAAAGATTTAACCTAGTGACTAGCTTATGCGACGACAGTTCTGTAAAGTATATTTCATATTAAAGACAACTAACCATACCATTTGAAAATCTGGTAAACTGCTATTAAGCTGAAATAAGATTAATTCAATTTCTCTACCTTTACTTTTGTATTTTGCTATTGcccttattttctcccattatTCCAGTTCTACGCTAGTATTATGTACTTTCAATAGAATCACCAAGCAAATGAAATGCATTCTTAGATAGCAGGGAACACTAGCCAAACGTGGCTATGATATATGTACTGGATCAGTAGCCACTCTGATGGACAAACAATTAATGAAATCCAATGAGCTATAACAGCTGCAGCTATTCATACTCGAGATCAACCAGTCTCAAAACATATTTTGTTCCATCAATTTTTCAAGTGCCAAGATTCATTATAAGAACAGTGCTATTAAGATAGAAACAATTAACAGACAGATGTTGTTTTCCCCAAAGTACCATTTAGCACAACCAGGTAatgtttctcttttttttttttaaaataaagatcAAGCCACCTTAATTTTAGTCATATTTTGGGAAGTCCTATATCATACTTTTGCATTGAGATTTACTGACTTGCAAACAAGGATAGTCCTTTTATTTATCTAGCAAAACCTGACTTGCAAAATCTTATTTCCACTCACCCTTTAGTACCATCAATAGGATCCAACACCCAATGCTGACCAGAAGGACCCCCTACAGATCTACCACTATCAATGGCAGCAAGAACATCTTCTTCAGATAATGGAGCATTACCATATGTTTCATCACTAGTAAGCGTTTCATTGACAAGCTTCATGATACGCTGTAATGTTTCTTTTCCCTCTTCTTTACGAAGGTCTCCAGAGTCCTAGAGAAACTTAGATTTAGAACTCCCATCCTTTAATTTGATGCAAAGAACATACACTTTCCACAAAAACGGGGAAATGAATATGCAGATGAATAATAAACGGCAAAGCAGAAATGAATTAGGGGAACAGGAAACATCACATAAAACAGAGGCAGACTAGTAATGACAACAACAATACTTTTCCTAAGACATCATAGCCGGTCAACTTTGTTTTGCTATGAGATCTCTGGGGTTTTCCCTTAAAAGATTTCATCAAATATTAGGAGTAAAGAAGCTAATCAAATTAAACGTATAGCTGGTTATGTTACAAGGAAAATGGACAAGAGGGAAAAGTAATAAAGGAGAGCCTTTCAACTGCCTAATTTCATGAAATGCTAAAAGATGATACCATGACCACCGTTCCACTACCAAATTGATTCATTCATATTGTGCCCCAGGAAAAACATGCAAGTCcatatatcaattcatcactTGGGTTGAGGCTGTGACCCAGAATAAATTGGGATATTTGACCTCCTGAGGTGCTGAGTGTGATTTCTGTCACTAAAATGAAGAAAGTCCAAGAAAAGAAACCTAGAATGCATCCTTTATTAGCTGAGAGAATTGTTAAGATTTCCGTTAGTCTGACAATATTTTCTGCCATCTATTCCTTCAAAAATAATACCTTGCCTCGAATTAGATTAGCTATGCACAAATCATTTTGTTGAAAGTGtacaacttttcaaaaattctttcCAAGGTTTCATTTGAACGATATCTTAATGAATAAACGTCAAAGATAAACACAACATGGACTAAACAGCTAACTAAGGGTTCAAACATTACCTCCTCAGCCACTAATGAAAATGATGCAGAATCCAACTCTTTCTGCAAAACAACGCTAACCACGGCCTGTGAGCCTGATAATCAAATGTAAGCCAATTTCAAAAGGAGAGAATAAATTGCAGGGGCTACGTCAACATGATAACAAAAGCATAAGATGTATATTAGTTTCAGAACATCAGTTTCTTTCATGCAGCAATGAGAAGCATCTTGCTCCATCAGAAGGACAGGAAGGAGGTGGAACATAGAGAGAATGGAACCAAATGTCAAAGGAAATAGACTGGTCCCTGCATATTACATCTTTGTTCTCTCTTTTGaaatctttgcattatcttggaAGCATGTTATATAAACATCAAAGAAAAAGATGTTCATAGTTGCAGGAAAGGACAAAATGAACATGCTAAAGATCTCAAGTCATTAAAAAGTATAACTGACTTTCTAATAGATAATACGTAAAACTTAGTTGAAGTTATCTAGTTATTAAACAAGCTTTTCCTGATAAGTACTAATAGTAAACTAAACAAGCTAGTACCAGTAAAAAGCCATACGACCATACATCTTTCTACCAAACAACTTGCTGTTTTCATATTCTAGTTTTAGTTGTATCTTTATAGAACTACACAACTGATCTAGCTAGAAAAGATGTTCAACCTTCTAACAGGTAGCAGCCTACCACCCTAATTTAGATATACATTCATCACCTATATATTTGcacaaaatcatcatataaatGTACCAATACAtccttaacaaaaaaaaaaaaaatgtaccAATACATCAAAACTCCATCTTCGATAATTACAATTTAATCCGTTCTCAAAAAAAGTATAAATTTCGAGACTCCCAGGTAGACATCAGAGGAAGTTGGCTAAAAAACGATTTAATTACTTTCCCAATTTAACTATTCTAAATTGACTATGATAGTTGGAATCGTACATTTCGAGTACTTGATATCAAATTTTGCTTAATCTATTAGCCCTTTTGCAACTAAGCTTGATTACTTAATACTACATCTGCATTTTAACAAGTTCCTACAATCGCTTTTTGATTTTAACATTTAGGTAACATTTCATTTCAAAGATGGTCTATTAGACAACACAGATTAAATTTAAGCCACTTAAAGTCGAACAAGGGAGTAATAATTACAAGAATAATTGCGACCAACGTCCGAATGAAGGCCAACAGGTCCCCTCTCTTAACTATTTAATAATATTGGTCTTACAAAACCATTACAAGAAAGATGTCCCCACATCAGTCATTTTATAAAGCACATTTCCCATCAAAATCAACCAACTATACTGCATACATCATTTAATGGGCCAAAGATTATTGCTGAAGATAAGCTGAAGGATATGTATGCTCTCTCAAAATTGAGTTAGTTATgttaaatagaaaagaaaaatgtGTTCTCCAGATCAATCAGCATTTCACAAATAAAATGAGAATCAACAAGAGATGTGTTATTATACCATAATCAGCTACCGTCACAGGAGATTTGTCAGACTTCGATTGAACATCTGCTTGCAACAGAGCTTTTTGGACTTTCTGCAGAAAATAGAGGAAGAGGTGTTAGCTGACTGCATAAAGAAATTGAGGAATATGCCAGAAAAACAGATAGAACTGAAAAATTCAGAATCAATCCAGTTTAAACATAATATCAAATTAGAAATAGAGACCTTCTTCTCATGCAAGAGGGAGAGCCATGAacaactcccccccccccaaataaatAGAAATTACAAAAAGCATGAAAGCATGCTGATTCCAGAAAGATATACAGCAGTTTTTAAGGTTTGATATTGTGCATTTTGAAGGCATAATATGGTAGTAAAATTGTACAGTTAAAAGGCTTCATGATAGGTAATGGTCTGGTAGCAGTTCAAAGACGTACAGGCTATAAGGTAATTAACAAGGACTTGTTCTTTCTTGAAGATTcagaaaaaagaagaggaaacaaCATAAAAAAAAACATTCTAGGTCCATTTGCAGCAGAGCTTATGGAAAAAACTTTATTATGTGACTCCAACAAATTAGAAGGATTCCCATTGGGCCTATTTCCTTTCCTGAAACTATTTCAAACTAACCAGGAAAACGAGATACTCAAGTTACGAACCTTGTGGTAGACTCATGAAAAGAAATAATCTTGCTCGTTTCTAGCCAATTGGAACCTTAGATGATTCTAAACATTATAGAATTTCCCTGCTATAAAAGATGTTCAAGAAACAGAAAACCTACTGTAAAACACTCTTAATTAaggttatgggttcatatctactatttttgcaattttaatgaatttttacatacaaatttttactcggcgtcgaaagttatgggttcagttgaacccgtacaTAGTATACTACATCCGCCTCTGCCTGTACTATAAACATCCCCCCATTCCTATACAAAGATGAAAGCTTTTCACTTTCTTGAAGATAAACTAAACCTGTTTACCATCCACACCATGCATTTCATCCGACTATTAATCCCTAGAACTCTCAATTCTTATGCATGCAACAGATGACCTAAGATATAAAACAAAATACCAATAATAATCTCATTACACAATTACCCAGCATATACTTTGAAATGGCAGGCTCTTGGGTAGTTCGGACCCATATCTGGTAAAAGTGATAGCCTGGTTGTCCCCACACGGCCACACCCCATATGTCTTTAGGTTTTGATTTGAGCACTCGTCTAACTACTAAGAAAGCTCGAGGGACCTTTCTTTCTGAGCTATTGGCTACCGGTCTTATTTCTCTTGGTCAGGTCTAAAGGTCTAAGGGGAAGACCTTTTCTTACTCTTCAACTTCCGGTAATTGTAACCTCTTTCTGTCGAAACAGAGTGAGTGCAAACCTTAAGGGGTCGTGATCAAGAAATGAATCAGGCATCGATCGTTCTAGCAGTAAGGGTGAGGTTTAGGTCAACTACAAAAAAAGATACAGTTCAATCAACGATTGCCTTTGGGCTACAAACTCCATATCAGGAAGGAGCGTTTAGCTCCCAAAACCAGCTTGCGTGGATGCAGCTCTTCGGAGCATAGATATATATGTAAGAACCCATTAAAATTCCAACAAATATTGGATTTGAAACCATAATTTTAAATGTCCAATAAGTTCAATGTCAAGAatcaaactcatcaagttcaaATAGTAATCTGCCTCGGTCATTAATCACTAGGAATATTTATCAGAAAGAGAAATAACGATAGGATCTTTCTCCATTTCACATTCACATAAGCACCACTTCATAACAAAAATAAGCCTGAACTTACAATTCGAACACATTTAAAAACAACCTTCAAAAAAGAAGCTGAAATAATGAGCAGCAAAATTACTTGGCAAAGGCGAGCAGCGAGGGAAGCAGCTTTCTTAGCAGCAGCAAGTTGTTTATCGTAAGACATTGAAGAAGCTCTTAGGGTAAATTTAGATGCTTTGAGAGTGAGGGAAATAGAAAGGGAGAAAAGGGAATGGGGTTTAGTATTTTTTGTTAATGGCAGGGTTCGTGTTAAAGAATTTATAGTCCCAGAGGACACTGTGAAAGTAGCCATGTCCAATTCTTGGAGTTGGTGGCAAATGGCCAAATGGGGCTTAAGGCCTGTGTGTAAATTTTTATTATTTGCCAAaacttaaaaggaaaaaaaaaaaagaaatatatgAAAACTCCACTTACATGTACTTTTTTGTAAAAggataaaaatgaaaatatttgcaTACAAATTAACCTATCACTTTTTTAGGGGAAAAATTATTTACACCCCCAACTttactttaaaaaataaaaactccTCAATTTAGAACACACTCTTATCCTATAATATATATTTTGCTCTTCACATGTTAAATTATGTAAGACAAGGGCCGATAAGCAAGGGTAATATAGGTATTGTAAAAAGAAAATTGACATATGAGGAGGAGAATGTCCACGGTACAAACTTCAAAGTTAAGGAGAAAATTTGATTTTTAAAGCAAATTTGATTTTCATTTCCCACCCGCTATTGGATAAAATGGACAAATAGCCATTTT
This sequence is a window from Nicotiana tomentosiformis chromosome 5, ASM39032v3, whole genome shotgun sequence. Protein-coding genes within it:
- the LOC104116454 gene encoding 3'(2'),5'-bisphosphate nucleotidase 1-like isoform X1, producing MATFTVSSGTINSLTRTLPLTKNTKPHSLFSLSISLTLKASKFTLRASSMSYDKQLAAAKKAASLAARLCQVILLLIISASFLKKVQKALLQADVQSKSDKSPVTVADYGSQAVVSVVLQKELDSASFSLVAEEDSGDLRKEEGKETLQRIMKLVNETLTSDETYGNAPLSEEDVLAAIDSGRSVGGPSGQHWVLDPIDGTKGFVRGDQYAIALALLDEGKAVLGVLACPNLPLSSVASHNPQDPQEKVGCLFYAQVGSGTYMQSLDGSTPIKVHVTDLDNPEEAAFFESFEAAHSLHDLSSSIAKKLGVRAPPVRIDSQAKYGALSRGDGAIYLRFPHKGYREKIWDHAAGYLVVAEAGGVVSDAAGNPLDFSRGRYLDLHEGIIVTNQKLMPALLKAVKESLNEKASSL
- the LOC104116454 gene encoding 3'(2'),5'-bisphosphate nucleotidase 1-like isoform X2, whose protein sequence is MATFTVSSGTINSLTRTLPLTKNTKPHSLFSLSISLTLKASKFTLRASSMSYDKQLAAAKKAASLAARLCQKVQKALLQADVQSKSDKSPVTVADYGSQAVVSVVLQKELDSASFSLVAEEDSGDLRKEEGKETLQRIMKLVNETLTSDETYGNAPLSEEDVLAAIDSGRSVGGPSGQHWVLDPIDGTKGFVRGDQYAIALALLDEGKAVLGVLACPNLPLSSVASHNPQDPQEKVGCLFYAQVGSGTYMQSLDGSTPIKVHVTDLDNPEEAAFFESFEAAHSLHDLSSSIAKKLGVRAPPVRIDSQAKYGALSRGDGAIYLRFPHKGYREKIWDHAAGYLVVAEAGGVVSDAAGNPLDFSRGRYLDLHEGIIVTNQKLMPALLKAVKESLNEKASSL